From the genome of Ignavibacteriales bacterium, one region includes:
- the ppdK gene encoding pyruvate, phosphate dikinase, with product MAKATQKYVYYFGGKRAEGKATMKELLGGKGANLAEMVNIGLPVPAGFTITTEVCTAYYKNNRKYPKELEKQVKDALAKTEKEMGAKFGDKVNPLLVSVRSGARASMPGMMETILNVGLNNQTREALIAKTGNPRFVYDSHRRLIQMYSDVVMEKAAGIEPEEGKGVRQQLEKELHNMKEARGAQSDTDLSADDLKELIEIYKAKVQEVLGKPFPENPMDQLWGAVSAVFQSWMGKRAISYRRIEGIADEWGTAVNVQSMVFGNMGDTSATGVAFTRNPATGENYFYGEWLPNAQGEDVVAGIRTPNPINEIGKSEHTAHLPSLETGMVPAYKQLHAIQRSLEKHYHDMLDIEFTIQEGRLYMLQCRVGKRNGPAAVKMAVDMYKEKLITKEEAVMRVQPSQLDELLHPIIDPKAELTSAVIVKGLPAGPGAASGQVVFSSVDAVAWAKEGKKVILVREETNPEDIEGMRAAQAILTGRGGMTSHAALVARGWGKCCIVGAGSVKINYQEKYFTVGDVTVREGEYLTLNGSKGTVYLGEMPMIKAAEENPDFQAFMKICDAVRKLKVRTNADTPEDAARARAFGAEGIGLFRTEHMFYGINSEEPLFKLRKMIHSNTEAERRSALNELFPFVKHDVKGTLEAMDGYPVTFRTLDPPLHEFVPTRQDEREKLASSLGISLDELNKRADALHENNPMMGHRGVRLGITFPEITEMQVRAIFEATAELLAEGKKPYPEIMIPVTCHVNEIKHQYVIINRVHDEVCAKFGLKKIVHLTGTMIEIPRACLTADKIAEVAQFFSFGTNDLTQMGFGFSRDDIGGFLPEYLDKKILPVDPFQTIDQEAIGKLMKMAVEGGRSTRPDLKIGICGEHGGEPKSVEFCHKIGLNYVSCSPFRVPIARLAAAHAVVKEMQSVKPAAKKAVKKVVKKTNKKVSKKK from the coding sequence ATGGCTAAGGCAACACAAAAGTATGTGTACTATTTCGGCGGCAAACGTGCGGAAGGTAAAGCAACTATGAAAGAACTGCTCGGCGGTAAAGGTGCAAACCTTGCCGAGATGGTCAATATTGGATTACCGGTTCCTGCCGGTTTTACAATTACAACCGAAGTATGTACGGCTTATTACAAAAACAACAGAAAGTACCCAAAAGAACTTGAGAAACAAGTTAAAGATGCTCTTGCAAAAACAGAAAAAGAGATGGGTGCAAAGTTTGGAGATAAAGTAAATCCGCTTCTTGTCTCAGTTCGTTCCGGCGCGCGCGCTTCAATGCCAGGCATGATGGAGACAATTCTGAATGTTGGTTTGAACAATCAAACACGCGAAGCATTAATTGCAAAGACCGGAAACCCGCGCTTTGTTTACGATTCACACCGCCGCTTGATTCAAATGTATTCTGATGTTGTAATGGAAAAAGCTGCTGGTATTGAACCGGAAGAAGGTAAAGGTGTTCGCCAGCAATTAGAGAAAGAACTTCATAATATGAAAGAAGCACGCGGTGCTCAGAGCGATACTGATTTGAGTGCAGATGATTTGAAGGAACTTATTGAAATCTATAAAGCAAAAGTTCAGGAAGTTCTTGGTAAACCTTTCCCAGAAAATCCGATGGATCAACTTTGGGGTGCTGTTTCTGCTGTATTTCAAAGCTGGATGGGTAAACGTGCAATCTCTTACAGAAGAATTGAAGGCATTGCAGATGAATGGGGCACTGCTGTAAATGTTCAATCGATGGTATTTGGAAATATGGGTGATACATCTGCAACCGGGGTTGCATTTACACGCAATCCTGCAACCGGAGAAAATTATTTTTACGGCGAATGGCTTCCAAATGCACAAGGTGAAGATGTAGTTGCTGGCATAAGAACTCCAAATCCAATTAATGAAATTGGAAAGAGCGAGCATACTGCTCATCTTCCATCACTAGAAACTGGAATGGTTCCGGCTTATAAACAATTACATGCAATTCAGCGCTCTCTCGAAAAACATTATCACGATATGCTTGATATTGAATTCACAATTCAAGAAGGTCGGCTCTATATGCTTCAGTGCCGTGTTGGAAAAAGAAACGGACCTGCTGCTGTTAAGATGGCTGTTGATATGTATAAAGAAAAATTAATTACTAAAGAAGAAGCTGTAATGCGTGTTCAACCTTCTCAGCTTGATGAACTTCTTCATCCTATCATAGATCCAAAAGCAGAACTTACTTCAGCAGTTATTGTAAAAGGATTACCGGCAGGCCCTGGTGCCGCATCTGGTCAAGTTGTATTTTCTTCTGTTGATGCCGTTGCATGGGCTAAGGAAGGTAAGAAAGTCATTTTGGTTAGAGAAGAAACAAATCCTGAAGACATCGAAGGAATGCGCGCGGCACAAGCAATCTTAACCGGTCGCGGCGGAATGACTTCACACGCAGCTCTTGTAGCACGCGGATGGGGTAAATGCTGTATCGTTGGTGCAGGTTCTGTAAAAATAAATTATCAAGAAAAATATTTTACCGTTGGTGATGTAACAGTTCGAGAAGGTGAATATCTCACTCTAAATGGTTCTAAGGGAACTGTATATCTTGGTGAAATGCCTATGATCAAAGCTGCTGAAGAAAATCCAGACTTCCAGGCATTTATGAAGATTTGCGACGCGGTAAGAAAATTAAAAGTGAGAACAAATGCAGATACACCTGAAGATGCCGCACGTGCGCGTGCATTTGGTGCCGAAGGAATTGGTTTGTTCAGAACCGAACATATGTTCTACGGAATAAACTCTGAAGAACCATTATTCAAATTGCGTAAGATGATTCACTCTAATACGGAAGCCGAAAGAAGAAGCGCATTAAATGAACTCTTCCCATTTGTTAAGCATGATGTGAAAGGTACTCTTGAAGCAATGGACGGTTATCCGGTAACATTCAGAACACTTGATCCACCGCTTCACGAATTTGTGCCAACAAGACAAGATGAAAGAGAAAAACTCGCTTCAAGTTTGGGGATTTCCCTCGATGAGTTAAATAAACGCGCAGATGCATTGCATGAAAATAATCCAATGATGGGACATCGCGGTGTTCGTCTTGGAATTACATTTCCGGAAATTACTGAAATGCAGGTTCGTGCAATATTCGAAGCAACAGCAGAATTATTAGCAGAAGGGAAAAAACCTTACCCGGAAATTATGATTCCTGTTACATGTCATGTTAATGAAATCAAACATCAATATGTAATCATAAATAGAGTTCATGATGAAGTTTGTGCAAAATTCGGTTTGAAGAAGATTGTTCATTTAACCGGAACAATGATTGAAATTCCGCGTGCATGTTTGACTGCAGACAAAATTGCAGAAGTTGCACAATTTTTCTCATTCGGAACAAACGATTTAACACAAATGGGTTTTGGATTTTCTCGCGACGATATCGGCGGGTTCTTACCGGAATATCTTGATAAGAAAATTCTTCCAGTTGATCCGTTCCAGACAATTGACCAAGAAGCGATCGGCAAGTTAATGAAGATGGCAGTTGAAGGCGGACGTTCTACAAGACCTGATCTTAAAATAGGTATATGCGGAGAACATGGCGGCGAACCAAAATCTGTTGAATTCTGTCATAAGATAGGATTGAATTATGTAAGCTGTTCACCGTTCAGAGTTCCGATTGCGCGCCTTGCTGCTGC
- a CDS encoding isoprenylcysteine carboxylmethyltransferase family protein, producing MKKIALKIFKYRSYTPIPFLILMVVFQKADITSIVIGFSIALLGEFFRLWGVSYAGSETRTTNGVGGTFLVVSGAFAYLRNPLYLGNMLMYLGIGIMSMALFPYLQIFALLFFFWQYTVIIKEEESFLQTKYGKSYKDYCAVIPKLIPSFKKYKNPGLEQPEYQLQKGLRSERRTLQAFSLIVLIIIIRYVLSLN from the coding sequence ATGAAAAAAATTGCACTGAAAATATTTAAATACCGAAGCTACACGCCAATTCCATTTTTGATTCTGATGGTGGTTTTTCAAAAAGCCGATATTACAAGTATCGTCATTGGTTTTTCTATAGCGCTACTCGGCGAGTTTTTCCGTTTGTGGGGCGTTAGTTACGCCGGCAGTGAGACACGTACAACTAATGGAGTCGGCGGAACTTTTCTTGTTGTTTCCGGCGCCTTTGCATATCTGCGCAATCCGCTTTACCTCGGCAATATGCTGATGTACCTTGGAATTGGAATAATGTCTATGGCACTCTTTCCATATTTGCAAATTTTTGCTCTCTTGTTTTTCTTTTGGCAGTACACTGTAATTATTAAAGAAGAAGAAAGTTTTTTACAAACAAAGTACGGTAAGAGCTATAAAGATTATTGTGCGGTAATTCCAAAATTAATTCCGTCGTTCAAAAAGTATAAAAATCCGGGTTTGGAACAACCGGAATATCAATTACAGAAAGGTCTTCGCTCTGAAAGAAGAACATTGCAGGCATTCTCTTTAATTGTTTTGATAATAATAATTCGTTACGTCTTGAGTCTGAATTGA
- a CDS encoding MtnX-like HAD-IB family phosphatase, translating into MNLNNKSYKIFVDFDGTITQTDVGEAMFLRFGDAVKSKAWVDEWIDQKINSMELWRLLCSQVNNFDENEFDLFLDEIKIDPAFKKFVNYCATEGFELRVLSDGFDFYIQKFLEREGLAHLEVYSNKLSFDEENKLIPLFPFTDEECTQCGNCKRNHVLNFSSDEDYTFYIGDGITDICPAQFCDFIFAKHSLLRHCEINRITFFPYSTFDDVIKKIDELKAKKRLKKRHQAELKRREVFIQG; encoded by the coding sequence ATGAACCTCAATAACAAATCATATAAAATATTTGTTGACTTCGATGGAACGATTACACAAACCGATGTCGGCGAGGCAATGTTTCTAAGATTCGGCGATGCTGTCAAATCCAAAGCCTGGGTTGATGAATGGATTGATCAAAAAATAAATTCGATGGAACTGTGGAGATTGCTCTGCAGTCAGGTAAACAATTTTGATGAAAATGAATTTGATCTTTTTTTAGATGAGATAAAAATTGATCCGGCATTTAAAAAATTTGTAAATTACTGCGCTACCGAAGGATTTGAGTTACGTGTTTTGAGTGACGGTTTTGATTTTTACATTCAAAAATTTTTAGAGCGCGAAGGACTAGCGCATCTCGAAGTTTATTCCAATAAACTCTCGTTTGATGAGGAGAATAAATTAATCCCTCTCTTCCCTTTTACCGACGAAGAATGCACACAATGCGGAAATTGCAAACGGAATCATGTTTTGAATTTTAGCAGTGATGAAGATTACACTTTCTATATCGGAGATGGCATTACAGATATTTGCCCGGCACAATTTTGCGATTTCATTTTCGCGAAGCATTCATTACTGCGACATTGTGAGATAAATAGAATTACATTCTTCCCGTATTCAACTTTCGATGATGTTATCAAAAAAATTGATGAACTAAAAGCGAAAAAACGACTTAAGAAAAGACATCAAGCAGAACTAAAACGAAGAGAAGTTTTTATTCAAGGATAA
- the lpxB gene encoding lipid-A-disaccharide synthase produces the protein MSKKLMIVAGEASGDLHGASLITELKRLDSSIEIFGIGGDKMIAAGMKAQFHIKQMAFLGFIEVLKHLPFISKVRKELLQKISDEKIDTVVLIDYPGFNLNLAKKLHELGKQVIYYISPQVWAWGKGRIDKIREVVNKMIVVFPFEEKMYRSYNVDVAYVGHPLIEHVENYPYLTKTELYTKLGLNKDKEILLLLPGSRKHEIGKIFPECIAAAEKLSKEFNLQTVVACSENIDENFFTGLTQVKDFKLVKGFTYDLLKHSHFGIIKSGTSTLEAGLFELPFIVVYSTNYFTYGLGRILVQIKNIAMANIILEENVIDELIQYDVNAENIYVKSAAILNSNEKYNAIKQKLGLIKAKLGGTGASRKTAELINMRLNEAK, from the coding sequence TTGAGTAAAAAATTAATGATAGTTGCAGGCGAGGCATCTGGTGATCTTCACGGCGCAAGTTTAATAACCGAATTAAAGCGGCTCGATAGTTCTATAGAAATTTTTGGTATCGGCGGTGATAAAATGATTGCTGCCGGAATGAAAGCTCAATTTCATATAAAACAGATGGCTTTTCTTGGATTCATTGAAGTACTGAAACATCTTCCATTCATCAGCAAAGTCAGAAAGGAACTTCTTCAAAAAATTTCCGATGAAAAGATTGATACAGTTGTGTTGATTGATTATCCGGGTTTCAATTTAAACCTCGCAAAGAAATTACATGAACTCGGAAAACAAGTTATCTATTATATATCTCCACAAGTCTGGGCATGGGGAAAAGGCAGAATTGATAAGATTAGAGAAGTAGTGAACAAAATGATTGTAGTATTTCCATTTGAAGAAAAAATGTACCGGAGCTATAATGTAGACGTAGCATATGTCGGGCATCCGCTTATAGAACATGTTGAGAATTATCCTTATCTCACAAAAACGGAACTTTATACCAAGCTTGGTTTAAATAAAGATAAAGAAATATTACTCCTTTTGCCCGGAAGCCGTAAGCATGAAATTGGAAAAATATTTCCGGAGTGTATTGCGGCCGCGGAAAAACTATCTAAAGAATTTAATTTACAAACGGTTGTTGCATGCTCGGAAAATATTGACGAGAATTTCTTTACCGGACTAACACAGGTTAAGGATTTCAAATTAGTGAAAGGATTTACATACGATCTTCTTAAGCATTCACATTTTGGAATTATTAAATCTGGCACATCAACGCTTGAAGCCGGTCTGTTTGAACTTCCTTTTATAGTTGTTTACTCTACAAATTATTTTACCTACGGACTAGGACGAATTCTTGTTCAAATAAAAAATATTGCTATGGCAAATATTATTCTTGAAGAAAATGTAATTGATGAATTGATTCAATATGATGTAAACGCAGAAAATATTTATGTAAAAAGTGCAGCAATTCTGAATAGCAACGAAAAGTACAACGCAATAAAACAGAAACTCGGTTTAATAAAAGCAAAACTTGGCGGAACGGGAGCTTCCCGTAAAACTGCCGAATTAATTAATATGCGCCTTAATGAAGCTAAGTAA
- the lpxK gene encoding tetraacyldisaccharide 4'-kinase: MLDFLRIILSPLVVVYSLITKIRNLFFDKNIFSASKVDAKIISVGNLTVGGSGKTPATMMIAKTLKGKNRKVGLLSRGYGRNSIGYVYVSDGEKIYTSVDECGDEMYFMSEELKVPAAVAEHRVDGAKQFIKDSNVDTIILDDAFQHRWIYRNIDVVIIDQRFLDKEGQIEQHLLPLGSMREPFESLNRSDIIIINRKFSEIKKIPEKLERYFKGKEVFTGYYESIGFYDVKSHHFFNMNEFQGQKSLVVCGIARPYSFLNALEKNKIDITNKMIFDDHKNYSLKEVNDIRKKFYDSNSYSVLTTQKDAVKFIKYSKELDDIDIFYLKIEFKLDEQSKFDELITKSLNSQKNNEKHLSEDMLNG; encoded by the coding sequence GTGCTAGATTTTTTAAGAATAATATTATCACCATTGGTTGTCGTCTATTCGTTAATAACAAAAATTCGAAACTTGTTCTTTGATAAAAATATTTTTTCCGCATCAAAGGTTGATGCAAAAATAATTTCAGTTGGAAATTTAACCGTCGGTGGCTCGGGAAAAACTCCCGCAACAATGATGATTGCGAAAACGCTTAAAGGTAAAAATAGAAAAGTTGGACTTTTAAGCCGCGGGTATGGTAGAAACTCTATCGGTTACGTTTATGTGAGTGACGGCGAAAAAATCTATACATCTGTTGATGAATGCGGCGATGAAATGTATTTCATGTCGGAAGAATTAAAAGTGCCCGCAGCGGTTGCCGAGCACCGCGTAGACGGTGCTAAACAGTTCATAAAAGATTCTAATGTTGATACTATCATCCTCGACGATGCATTTCAGCATAGATGGATTTACAGAAACATTGATGTTGTAATAATTGATCAGAGATTTTTGGATAAAGAAGGACAGATTGAACAACATCTGCTTCCTCTTGGTTCAATGCGGGAACCGTTTGAATCGTTGAATCGTTCTGATATTATTATAATCAATAGAAAATTTTCAGAGATAAAAAAAATTCCGGAAAAATTGGAAAGATATTTTAAAGGAAAAGAAGTATTTACCGGTTATTATGAATCGATTGGTTTTTACGACGTGAAAAGTCATCATTTTTTTAACATGAACGAGTTTCAAGGTCAAAAAAGTTTAGTGGTATGCGGAATTGCCCGCCCATATTCTTTTTTGAATGCACTGGAGAAAAATAAAATTGATATTACGAATAAAATGATATTTGATGATCATAAAAATTATTCTCTCAAAGAAGTAAATGACATCAGAAAGAAATTTTACGATTCAAATTCTTATTCGGTACTTACTACACAAAAGGATGCGGTAAAATTCATCAAGTATTCTAAAGAGCTTGACGACATTGATATTTTCTACTTGAAGATTGAATTCAAACTTGATGAACAAAGTAAATTTGACGAATTAATTACGAAATCACTTAACTCACAAAAAAATAATGAGAAACATTTATCGGAGGATATGTTAAATGGCTAA
- a CDS encoding lysophospholipid acyltransferase family protein: MKLSNFQRNVLRYIGIRFASAAIRLLLRSLRITTVNGESLSRLQQEKKNFVTAFWHGSMMIGWFIHRNDNASALVSQSKDGDVLASILEKWNYHVVRGSSSTGGSDALTVMILLIREGYSLAITPDGPRGPIYNMKAGAVITAKKSNVPLFLVGIGIKKKFVLKSWDRFEVPKPFSKVVVVYSEPIYIDQNLSHEETNQKIIECEELLNKLHKDALSLC, translated from the coding sequence ATGAAGCTAAGTAATTTTCAACGAAATGTTCTTCGATATATTGGAATCCGGTTTGCAAGCGCCGCCATCCGGCTTTTGCTAAGATCTCTCAGAATAACAACCGTTAATGGAGAATCGTTATCAAGATTGCAGCAAGAAAAGAAAAATTTTGTAACTGCATTCTGGCACGGTTCAATGATGATCGGGTGGTTTATTCACCGGAACGATAATGCTTCTGCACTTGTTAGTCAGAGTAAAGACGGTGATGTTCTTGCAAGCATACTCGAAAAGTGGAATTATCACGTTGTACGCGGTTCAAGTTCAACCGGCGGAAGTGATGCGTTGACCGTTATGATTTTGCTTATTAGAGAAGGATACTCGTTGGCAATTACACCAGACGGACCACGCGGACCAATTTATAATATGAAAGCCGGCGCTGTAATCACTGCAAAGAAATCGAACGTGCCGTTGTTTTTGGTTGGAATAGGAATAAAGAAAAAGTTTGTATTAAAAAGCTGGGACCGTTTTGAAGTGCCAAAACCGTTCAGCAAAGTTGTTGTTGTTTATTCCGAACCGATTTATATAGATCAGAATTTGAGTCACGAAGAAACAAATCAAAAAATAATTGAGTGCGAAGAGTTATTAAATAAATTACATAAGGATGCTCTAAGTCTGTGCTAG